The sequence CATTGACTCACCACACTTTTGTCAATTCGTGCAGGTCTTTGACTAATAACACAAAAGCCCAGTCCAAATTTTCTTCCTTCGCTTGCAATATTACGTAGAATTTTTGATGCTTTCCTTTCTCCAAAGCTTCGTTCTGGACAATAATTATGTGCTTCTTCAATTACTAAAAAAAATGGTGGTAGTTTTTCTTGTTTGCGCAGTTCAAATAAATCCTTGGCTAGTTTATAGACAATGATATCTTGTAGTTCAGGATCAATTCCTTTCAGATTAATTACTGAGCAGCCACCGCTTTTTACCAGTTCATGATATGGTGTTGGCGCACTTGAAAAAATATTTTTATCGCGGAGTTGTTCAAGAGCGCTAATAATGCTCCATTTCGCGTTGCTTTCTTCTTCTTGCAGACTATACATGACGCTATCAAAATCGCATGACGATAAACTTTGTGTTGCGCTGTACATAACGCCAAGTTGGCTTGCTGAAAGTTTCATAGGAAGTAAATCGATGAGTTCTTGGCTAGATAGATTTGCTGGTAGTCGAAGTGGTCGCACGTCTCGATTAATTGCTGTATCGCCGTATTCATTAATAGTATATCCTCGTGGTTTTACATCAAAATAAGGCATTGCTGCTTGTTCTTCTTCATTATCGTTTGGATATTTCATACTGGAGTATTCGCCGTGTGGGTCAATAATAAGTAAAGGCACATTTTTCTCCATGATTTCTTCAAGTAAGACTCCGACAGTGTAACTTTTTCCGCTTCCCGATTTTGCAAGTACAGCTACGTGTTTGGTGAGTAGTTTTTTAAGGTCCAGTTCAACAGGTATGTCTCGTCCTTCAAGTTTTCCAATGTATGCGCCTTTCTCGCTACTTTCTAGTTTGATAACTGCAGTGATAAATTCATCTTCTGCAGAAAGTACTTCGCTTCCAGGTTCAAAGGGTATACGGAGTTGCTTGATTTTTCCATCTTTATCTTTGTAACCGATAATTTGACAGATTGCAGTGGTCATTTCGTCTTGTTTTTCAAGCTCGATGACTTGACAAAGGACGTAATCGTATGCTCCGTGATAGACTTGAACGTAGTCAAATTTTCTTGTTTCGTGTTCAACATGAAACTTAAAGTCAGTTGTCGTGACTTTGCCAAAAATTTTACCCAGGAGCATGAGAATAATTAAAAGCCCTTCGTTTAAATAGCTTTCTTCTTCAAACGATTGTTTTAGGCTCTAAAACAGCAGTTATTGTTCTTTGCTGTATTCTTCCCAGCCAGCATGAACTTTTTTTACCATGGTTAAGAGTTGCGGATGGATTTTGTGCCAGAAATCTATAGCGCCGTCTAAGAATTCTTTTTGTGCTTCTTTATCTTTTGTTAATGCGATAACTGAGTTTTGTGCAATAAAAGCAATTATACTATTAGAAAGGGTTTGCATACTTTTTTTCTCTACTTCATCAAACATACTGCCTTCTGTCATACTCACAATACTTCCTTGACTGGGAAGTATGATGCTGTGTAAATGATTATACCATGAGTTAAACGTGTTTGCAATTCTACTGGATACTTGTCGATGAAACGATGATGCTACAAATCCGTCTTGCGCCACCATATCATATAAAAAGAATATTTCTTCGTATTCCTCAAAACTTTTTTCAAGTTCAAATTCTTCTTTCATTGTTGCGAATGCTTGTTCTACTTCTTTTTTGTCTTCTGGTTTCATATTGTTCCCTCAATGATATCATAGAGTCTTTTACGGAGTATTTTAACTCTTTCTATTTTATCGTCATTGTGTAATGCGTTGAGCATCCAAACCATCCAGCAGGCAGAGTAATAAGCAATCTTCTTTTTATCGGTTTTACCATATCCTTTTATCAGAGCTTCTACTTCATCTAGGTCATCAGTTTCAGAGCTCCATGTTGCAAAGTCCATTTCTACAGGTCCTGCAAGAAGATCGCCGAAATCAACAAATCCTGTGATGTGTTGTTCTTTATTAATTAAAATGTTATAGTCTGATATATCTGCATGCAAATATGTTGCTGTTTGTTCATTCAGGTGTTCTTCATGTTTTGAGAAATATTGTTTTAGGTTTTCTAGTTCTTTGGTTGAAAGTATCTTGTTCTCTTCTAGTGCGGTCAATTCTTTATTAAGCCAAGAATAAATAAACTCTTTCGCACTTTGGTATTTGCCTTTGCCGTTTGCTTGCACGGGTCCAAATCCTTCTGCTTTAGCTTGGTGAAATCGTTTCAGTATTGTACCTATTTTTCTAAATACACTTAATCGTTCTTCTTTACTCAGTTTCCATTCAGAAATTATTTTTCCAGGAATAACTGTTTCTATAAGTTCTTTATCGTTAGAAAATATTATTTCTGGTGCTGGCGCTCCTTGCTCTTTTGCAATGCGACAACCAATTTTTTCTTTAATAATTTTATCTGCTTCTCGCAAGGGTTTTTTGTAAATGAAATCTCCTTTGTCAGTATGAACGAGCAATACTTGTTGGTCTACTCCTTTAGAATAATCTTCTGTCTGGCTAATTGTTGCTTGGAGTTCTTTAAGAAATAATTCTTTGAGATGTTTCTTGAGATGTTCCACCAGATTCACCTATTGTTTATAGATAAACTGATCAATCATCTTTTCAGCTTTCGCTCGCCTTGCTTGATGCTGTGCTAAGAATTCATTGATTTTGTCAATGAGCATTGCTTTTGCTTCGCCTGATAATAATTGTCCTTTACGATAAGCGTCATGCATCTGCGCTAGTATGGTGTCGTCTTCTTCAAAATATCGCATCCATTGACATGCTACGTCAATATCAGGATTACCGCCAAGACGCCTGTGTTCTTCAAGTGTTTCTCGTCCACCGCTAAAGGCGTATTTGTTAATTTTTTTCTTGACGGTCTTTGCATCATCGGTCATGAGTATTGCTTTATCAGGATCGCTGCTACTCATTTTTCCTTCAGGGCCGGTAAGTGGGCTCATAAATTTTGCATGAAGGATTGCTGGTTTGTGATGGCCGAGCTTTTCAACAACATCTCGACTAATGCGAAAGTGTGGGTCTTGATCAACACCGAGTGGAATAAGACATGGTCGCTTCTCATTGCGCAGAACATTTGGTAAGTATGCTGGAACTGTTTGCATGGCGGTGTAAAAAATACTGCCGATGTTATGTGAGTCTGTAAATCCAAATGCTGATTTTATCGTTGAGAACGTAATTTTTTTAGCAACCTTTATTGCTTCAGGATACATGATGCCTGCGTGTTTGGTATCGACAAGGAAATGTGTTTTTTTCGGGTCAAATCCTATGGCAATAACATCAAGCATGTTTTGATGCGTCCAGTCTTGAATCTCTTCATAACTCTTGTTCTTAAAAAGAAACTTCTCATCATCGGTAAATTGAAACCACAGTTCAACACCGAATTTGTCTTGCAGCCATTTTGTAAAAACCCATGGTCCGACGTGGCCCAGATGTATTGGTCCTGATGGTCCACAACCCGTGTATAAGAAGAATTTATTGCCTTGTTCATATTCATTTAAGAGCCATTTTAAATCACGATGCGCAAAGAATATTCCTCGTTTAAGAAAATGATGAAGCTGCCCGCCTGTATGTTTACTTATTCGCTTTAAATCTGCATCAGACAGCTTCTTAATGCCAAACTCATCTATAAGTCGGTTATAATCCACCTTTCCTGATACATCATACGGGTTTACTTTCGGCTTTACCATGGGAATATTTAGATGCTTGTTTTTTATAATTCTTTCCCTAATCGGGATAAAATTCAGAAAAAATAAACTTAATAAAAATAAAAAATAAAAAAATGTAAAGAAGACCTTATTTGAGATATTTGCGAAGTTCTTTTGATTTTGCAACTGCTAAATCAAATGCTACTTTAAGTTCTTCGCTCGTAAATCCAATGTCGCCACCTTTTTGCAGTGAGCAGATATTTTCATCTTCCATGACTGCAATGGTGAGTCGAGCATCAACATTTTGTTCTTCTTCTTTGCTTGGGTCTACTAAGAGGTGTTCACCGATTTTACAAACAGTTATTGGTATTGGTGTATGTATTAAATTAAGTTTTTTATCGGTTTTTTCTTTGTAGTTGACAATGCCATCTTCAATTTTTGGAATGAATGTTTTAGCAATAGCTGCAACTGCGCCAAGTGCTCCAACATCAATAATGTTTCCATCATGATTGATAGGAATAACATCAACACTAACTATCCAAACTTTTTCTCCTGGCTCAACACATAATCCTTTCACATCAATTGCACCACTTTCTCGAATACCTCTATCAATAACACGACTGATTTCAATAGAGTCGATACTTGGTGGTCCTGATTCGATGTCTGGATGTGCAATTGGTAAGAGTTCGCATGATACCATGAGTGATCCTTCGTCAGGTCGGTCTGGATAGGGCGTTCCTAATGATAAGGAAATACCTATGATTATTTCTGTATCGCCGCATTTAATTTTTGCGCTACCATCAGCAGTATTGCTAACATCGTATTCAATACTTACTTCTCGAAATTCATCTTTTTTTCTTCCATCGTACCGAACGTCTTCTTCAAGTGCTTTTATCATGTGTCCTTTACGGTTTGTCATTTGTGATTCTTTGTTCATTGTGCGTCACCTTCTTTGCTGTCTGCCTGATATTTATTTCTTAAGGCAACTCGTTGTTGTTCTGCAATTACCACACATGCTTCTTTTGCTAGTTCAATGACTTTTAAGATTTCCTCAGGTTTTGCAATCCCGTCCATTTGAAGAAGTGTTACTTCTCCGGTGCTTGGTATCATTGCAATAGGAATATCTACTGCTTCCATTCCATCGCCTGGTTGTTCTTCATGATAGCTTAAGTCTACAACTGGTGTGTCTCCTACCATGCCTACTGCGACAGCAGGGACCATGTCTTTCATAGTAATTCCTGCGTCAGCTAATGCAATGCTTGCTGCGCTAATTCCTGCGCATCTACTTCCTGCATCTGTTTGTGGCAGTTCGATATAGATATCAATCACCGTGTTTGGATATTTATCTAAGTCTACAACGGGTAGTAATGCTTTTTCA comes from Candidatus Woesearchaeota archaeon and encodes:
- a CDS encoding tryptophan--tRNA ligase; its protein translation is MVKPKVNPYDVSGKVDYNRLIDEFGIKKLSDADLKRISKHTGGQLHHFLKRGIFFAHRDLKWLLNEYEQGNKFFLYTGCGPSGPIHLGHVGPWVFTKWLQDKFGVELWFQFTDDEKFLFKNKSYEEIQDWTHQNMLDVIAIGFDPKKTHFLVDTKHAGIMYPEAIKVAKKITFSTIKSAFGFTDSHNIGSIFYTAMQTVPAYLPNVLRNEKRPCLIPLGVDQDPHFRISRDVVEKLGHHKPAILHAKFMSPLTGPEGKMSSSDPDKAILMTDDAKTVKKKINKYAFSGGRETLEEHRRLGGNPDIDVACQWMRYFEEDDTILAQMHDAYRKGQLLSGEAKAMLIDKINEFLAQHQARRAKAEKMIDQFIYKQ
- a CDS encoding exosome complex exonuclease Rrp41: MGKYTKRFDGRKMNETRPIIAKAGVIKNADGSAYFKIGDTIAYAAVYGPREVYPKFMQNPKKGILRVNYNMMAFSGPGERNRPGPNRRAKEISMVSEKALLPVVDLDKYPNTVIDIYIELPQTDAGSRCAGISAASIALADAGITMKDMVPAVAVGMVGDTPVVDLSYHEEQPGDGMEAVDIPIAMIPSTGEVTLLQMDGIAKPEEILKVIELAKEACVVIAEQQRVALRNKYQADSKEGDAQ
- a CDS encoding aminoglycoside phosphotransferase family protein, translating into MEHLKKHLKELFLKELQATISQTEDYSKGVDQQVLLVHTDKGDFIYKKPLREADKIIKEKIGCRIAKEQGAPAPEIIFSNDKELIETVIPGKIISEWKLSKEERLSVFRKIGTILKRFHQAKAEGFGPVQANGKGKYQSAKEFIYSWLNKELTALEENKILSTKELENLKQYFSKHEEHLNEQTATYLHADISDYNILINKEQHITGFVDFGDLLAGPVEMDFATWSSETDDLDEVEALIKGYGKTDKKKIAYYSACWMVWMLNALHNDDKIERVKILRKRLYDIIEGTI
- a CDS encoding exosome complex protein Rrp42, producing MNKESQMTNRKGHMIKALEEDVRYDGRKKDEFREVSIEYDVSNTADGSAKIKCGDTEIIIGISLSLGTPYPDRPDEGSLMVSCELLPIAHPDIESGPPSIDSIEISRVIDRGIRESGAIDVKGLCVEPGEKVWIVSVDVIPINHDGNIIDVGALGAVAAIAKTFIPKIEDGIVNYKEKTDKKLNLIHTPIPITVCKIGEHLLVDPSKEEEQNVDARLTIAVMEDENICSLQKGGDIGFTSEELKVAFDLAVAKSKELRKYLK
- a CDS encoding ATP-binding protein; the protein is MLLGKIFGKVTTTDFKFHVEHETRKFDYVQVYHGAYDYVLCQVIELEKQDEMTTAICQIIGYKDKDGKIKQLRIPFEPGSEVLSAEDEFITAVIKLESSEKGAYIGKLEGRDIPVELDLKKLLTKHVAVLAKSGSGKSYTVGVLLEEIMEKNVPLLIIDPHGEYSSMKYPNDNEEEQAAMPYFDVKPRGYTINEYGDTAINRDVRPLRLPANLSSQELIDLLPMKLSASQLGVMYSATQSLSSCDFDSVMYSLQEEESNAKWSIISALEQLRDKNIFSSAPTPYHELVKSGGCSVINLKGIDPELQDIIVYKLAKDLFELRKQEKLPPFFLVIEEAHNYCPERSFGERKASKILRNIASEGRKFGLGFCVISQRPARIDKSVVSQCSTQIIMKVTNPNDLKAISNSVEGITNTTEKEIQNLSIGTALVTGLTDVPLFVRVRPRKTRHGGHAIDILNSGTNSNQGTTNQQVEMQNNTSNTSHQVNGVQQETENDENIIDKITAFEEQEILPLIKPTLSVKDVMLMSEQPVLEVQLVLVPVFILSCTDGEEQFNILVNRTNGAIITNKDEFTNKYLPELEKLDKKELRILQFAYNKKQFNTIDLVHEIGSNLDVNQEITKLITQQYLIKITENDFALNKQYIFNKLQNYKSFDTPHYEHIDYHEKLEAQYSIDDVLLYIQKFTNVRDHAESYLITYHVINQEGKEE